The following coding sequences lie in one Ostrea edulis chromosome 8, xbOstEdul1.1, whole genome shotgun sequence genomic window:
- the LOC125653207 gene encoding uncharacterized protein LOC125653207, whose protein sequence is MSRISQYSEIENSVVHDSNDENTEVEDEFVCNCSSNCLDNFLKSEITDHIYRLREMTKEEKEMYIMGSIKKVGNKKVTSKRKERKRARYEYSFESQAICRKAFLIVYDTTEKVLKNIAKHLDDHGAVPREHGNKGKKPVHALQFEEIQRAIMFITNYAAEVGMPQPEAPRGSDGIPPIYLPSSDTKKAIHQRYNTSCQETGVRALRISSFEDAWLKCVPHIKISKPRDDVCQRCECLRKQIIDAVTEEEKLAAVENFQKHIADAKKERLHYRSCIETATNEMGRWEGGELNNVHYPFDFAQHFQLPHHSRQMGPTYFAQLRRVQVFGVRVDSVSKQLNYIIDEDQTIGADGTLTNGPNAVISMLDHALSEHGFGEMTCSLHADNCSGQNKNQYVLGYLCWRVMTGRHSDINYSMQIPGHTRCLVDSGFAHIRKLFRRSDVDSLGQFQTLVNKSSVSNEAVPYGDAWNWRDWKTFLSTYYRAVKGIRKYHHFRFTSEEPWNVYIKERVDSDEKMVFLKKNGSPSFDAAALPEILLPVGLTRERQQYLYRNVRPNVRPAHQDSLCPTPSEE, encoded by the exons ATGTCTAGAATTTCACAGTATTCAGAGATTGAGAATAGTGTTGTACATGACAGTAATGACGAAAATACTGAAGTGGAAGATGAATTTGTGTGCAATTGTTCTAGTAACTGCTTGGATAATTTTTTGAAATCAGAAATTACAGACCACATTTACAGACTGAGGGAAATGACAAAAGAGGAAAAAGAAATGTATATAATGGGTTCGATAAAAAAGGTTGGGAACAAGAAAGTAACATCCAAACGAAAGGAACGCAAACGTGCGAGATATGAGTATAGTTTTGAAAGTCAGGCAATCTGTAGAAAAGCATTTCTCATCGTATATGATACAAcagaaaaagttttaaaaaatattgcaaaacATCTTGATGATCATGGAGCTGTTCCACGAGAGCAcggaaataaaggaaaaaaacCGGTTCATGCTCTACAATTCGAGGAAATACAACGTGCCATAATGTTCATAACTAATTATGCTGCTGAAGTGGGGATGCCACAACCAGAAGCCCCCAGAGGAAGTGACGGTATTCCTCCTATCTATCTACCCTCTTCTGACACCAAAAAAGCAATTCACCAGCGATACAACACTTCATGTCAAGAGACAGGAGTTCGTGCTCTGCGAATATCATCTTTTGAGGATGCATGGTTGAAATGTGTTCCACACATAAAGATCAGCAAACCCAGGGATGACGTTTGCCAGAGATGTGAGTGTTTGCGCAAACAAATTATTGATGCCGTGACTGAAGAAGAGAAGCTAGCAgctgttgaaaattttcaaaaacacataGCAGACGCAAAGAAGGAAAGATTGCATTATAGGAGCTGCATAGAAACTGCAACAAATGAGATGGGGAGGTGGGAGGGAGGAGAACTAAATAATGTGCACTACCCATTCGACTTCGCTCAGCACTTCCAATTACCACATCACTCTCGCCAGATGGGTCCTACTTACTTTGCACAGCTCCGCCGGGTCCAAGTATTTGGTGTGAGAGTCGATAGTGTGTCAAAACAGTTGAACTACATCATAGATGAAGATCAAACAATAG GAGCGGATGGAACACTGACAAATGGGCCAAATGCAGTGATCAGCATGTTAGACCACGCCCTTAGTGAGCATGGATTTGGAGAGATGACCTGTTCACTTCACGCAGACAACTGTTCTG gacaaaacaaaaaccagtATGTACTAGGTTATTTATGTTGGCGAGTTATGACTGGTCGTCACAGTGACATCAATTACAGTATGCAGATTCCAGGACACACCCG GTGTCTTGTAGACAGTGGTTTTGCCCACATTCGTAAGCTCTTCCGAAGGTCAGACGTTGATTCCCTAGGCCAGTTCCAGACGCTAGTCAATAAATCTTCAGTTTCCAATGAAGCAGTGCCTTATGGAGATGCATGGAATTGGAGAGACTGGAAAACCTTTCTCTCCACTTATTACCGAGCGGTTAAAGGCATAAGGAAATACCACCATTTCCGTTTTACATCAGAGGAACCATGGAATGTTTACATCAAGGAGCGTGTCGACTCTGACGAGAAAATGGTTTTCTTGAAAAAGAATGGATCACCTTCATTTGATGCCGCAGCACTACCAGAAATTCTTCTTCCTGTCGGACTGACGAGGGAAAGGCAGCAGTATTTATACAGAAATGTACGGCCTAATGTACGACCTGCACACCAAGATAGTCTGTGCCCTACACCGTCGGAAGAATAG